The nucleotide sequence GCTGCACCCGTGCTCCCTTCGCCTCGAGCCACCGCCAGCGCTCGGCTGCGATGATCGTCTTGAAGCGCTGGTAGGCGAGCCTGGCGTTGGCGACGGCCGCCCGACCGAGCAGACGCTCGGCGACGGGGCTCGCCCCGTGAACCGCGCCCGGCCGGATGCGCTGCGCGAGGAGTGGATCGACCAGCACGTCGATCCGGCTCAGGAAGAAGCTCGCGACCGAGGCGATGCGCTCGATCGGTAGACCCGCCGCGAGCCGCCGCTCGAGCGCTCGGATATAGGCCCAGGCAACCGATTGGTACGCCGGAATGGAAAACAGCAGCGTGACATTGACGTTGATCCCTTCGAACAGGCACGCCTCGATGGCGGGCAGGCCGGCCCGCGTGCCGGGGATCTTGATCAGCAGGTTCGGGCGGTCGACCGCGTGCCAGAGCCGCCGCGCCTCCGCCCGGGTGGCCTCGGTGTCGTGCGCGAGGTGCGGCGAGACCTCGAGGCTCACGAAACCGTCGCGACCCTCCGAGACATCGTAGACGGGGTGGAGGATGTCGCAGGCGTCGCGCACGTCCGTGGTGGTGAGCGCCTCGTAGATCTGTGGCACGGTGCGGCCGGCGGCGACGGCCTCCTCGATCTGCCGATCGTACAGGTCGCTCGCCGCGATCGCCTTGCCGAAGATGGCGGGATTCGAAGTGATTCCACGGAGACCCTCCTGATAGGCGCGCCGATGCAGCTCCCCGCTCTGGATCTTGTTGCGAGTGAGATTATCGAGCCAGTAGCTCTGGCCGTGGTCAGCGAGCTTGAGAAGGGTGTCCATGGCTTTCTCCTTGCTCCATCGCGCAATCCGTTTCGGCTCATCCGGTGAGAAGAAAGGTCAGCTCTCTTTGGCACCGGCCGCGCGGCCGGCGAGCCACATCTCCCAGAGCGAGACGACGATCTGCGCCGCGAGCGCGAGCCCCATGAGCGCGCCGCCGATCACGACCACCCACGCGAACACGGGCTCGACCTTGGTGATCCACCACGAGCCGATGTCGGCCCAGATGGCGAGGTACGGGGCCGCGAGGATCGGGGCGCGCCATTTCCAGGAGATGCCGCTCAGCGCGAAGATCAGGCCGGTGAGCAGGAAGATGATGCTGATGCCGAAGAGGTGCACGTGCGAGACGCGCGCGAGCTGAAGCAGGCTCGCGCCGGTGTCGACCTGCGCGAACCGGCTGACCTCCTCGAAGCTCGTGAGCGGCGGGACCGGCAGGCCCGAGGCCTTGCTGTGGCACGCGACGCAGTTCCGGTCGAGGATCGGCTTGACGGCGGCGAAGCCCTCGCGGTCCGCCCCGCCGCGCAGCCAGGCGATGAGCTGTTCGCGGTCGGCGGCGCCGATCCGGCTCGCCATCGAGCCGCGCAAGGCCGATTCGAGCCGCGTGTTGCCGCGCTCGCCGTAGTACTTCGCCGCCACCGCCGGGACCAGCCACATGCCCATCTCGCGGTGGGGATCGACGTCCTGGAGGAAGAGATAGTAGATCGCCGCGAGGAACCCGAGGCCGATGGTGATCAGGAAAGACGAGAACAGCACCCGCAGGGGGAGCGAAAGCGTGCGCAGGGTGGCGCCGCTCAGGAACCCCCGGTCGCCGTTCATGGCCGACCCCCTAGCGCCCGAACGCTTCGCGCATGTAGCGCAGCACGGCGATGGCGTCCTGCCCGGTGAGCGACGGGTCGCCGCCCTTCGGCGGCATCGCGACCGGCGCGCCCGGCGCCTGGTAGCCCTCGAGGATGCTCTTCACGAGCGCGTCGTCGGGCTTTCCGAGCGATCCCTTTTTCCCGCCGAGCGCGCGCATGCCGGGCAGCGCACCCTTGCCATCGCTTCCGTGGCAGGCAACACAGGTGCGCCCGTAGACCGCCTTGCCGTGGGATGCCGCCTCGGCGGCGCCCGCCCCCGCGGCGAGCACCACGCCGAGCGCCGCCGCCCGGATCGCCCTGCTCGTTTCACTTGCCTCGCCGGGCGAGACCGGCAATTCGCGCGTGCTCACCCGTCCTGATGTGCCCATCTTCTTCATATCGCGATTTCCTCCGCAACGGGCGGGCAGCGAGCACCTCCTGCGAACCGCCCCGACAGGGTCCCTCGCCCAGGTAACGCCGCGCCGCCCTTCCGGGAGTTGTTTCTACACCTGTGCGCCGCGCGCAGGTCAACCACTTGCGCGGCAGGTAGACTCGCATCCGCGCGACGCCGACACGGGTGTAGACGCGCGCCCGCATCCTCTTCGCTCCGGTCCGCACGCTCATGGCGAGCGCTTCCGGAGCAGTATCGCGACGGAGCGCGCCGCGACCCGGTAGCGCAGGGACGGCAGCCCGCTCTCGCTGCCCGGCTCGAGGAAATCGAGGGGACTGTCCAGGCCCGTGTCGACCACCCGCCGCCACTCGCCGGCCGTTCCCTCCTGGACGTGAAAATCGAGATCCTCCCACCAGACGTTGATCATGACGTAGAGGTCGTCGTCGCCGAGAGCGGCCCCGTGCACGCAGAACGCGAGGCTGTGCGAGTCATGCGCGAGATCGGGCCGCGCGCCCACGCCGTACCAGCGCACGTCCTCGCGCCAGAACCGGCTGCGCCCGAGCGACGGGTGCCCTTTGCGGAAGGCGATCATGAGCCGGAAGAAGCGCGCGACGTCCGCGTTCGCCTCCCGCCGGCGCCAGTCGAGCCATGCCGTCTCGTTGTCCTGGTTGTAGGGGTTGTTGTTGCCGCCCTGCGTCTGCATGAACTCGTCGCCCGCGCGCAGCATCGGCGTGCCGT is from Sulfurifustis variabilis and encodes:
- a CDS encoding c-type cytochrome; amino-acid sequence: MKKMGTSGRVSTRELPVSPGEASETSRAIRAAALGVVLAAGAGAAEAASHGKAVYGRTCVACHGSDGKGALPGMRALGGKKGSLGKPDDALVKSILEGYQAPGAPVAMPPKGGDPSLTGQDAIAVLRYMREAFGR